The following are encoded together in the Eriocheir sinensis breed Jianghai 21 chromosome 28, ASM2467909v1, whole genome shotgun sequence genome:
- the LOC127004536 gene encoding transmembrane emp24 domain-containing protein 2-like: MTAGLVLALLCLLVPAHGYFITIDAHAEECFFEKVTAGTKLGLAFEVAEGGFLDIDIKIYSPEGKTIHEGERESNGRYTFPASMDGVYTYCFSNKMSTMTPKLVMFTMEVGDDAKSEHHANAEEGETGGSKMEEMIKELSAALSGVKHEQDYMEVRERIHRSINDNTNSRVVMWSVFEALVLVAMTIGQVYYLKQFFEVRRVV; encoded by the exons atgacgGCCGGCCTGGTGCTCGCCCTCCTCTGCCTGCTGGTCCCGGCGCACGGCTACTTCATCACCATAGACGCGCACGCCGAGGAGTGCTTCTTCGAGAAGGTCACGGCGGGCACGAAACTAG GTTTGGCATTCGAGGTGGCCGAGGGAGGGTTCCTGGACATTGACATCAAGATATACAGTCCTGAGGGCAAGACAATCCATGAGGGTGAGCGAGAGTCCAATGGGCGCTACACCTTCCCAGCCAGCATGGATGGTGTTTACACCTACTGCTTCTCCAACAAAATGTCCACCATGACGCCCAAGCTTGTCATGTTCACAATGGAGGTTGGCGATGACGCCAAGAGTGAACACCACGCAAATGCTGAAgaag GCGAGACAGGAGGCAGCAAGATGGAAGAAATGATCAAGGAGTTATCAGCAGCCCTTTCTGGGGTGAAGCACGAGCAGGACTACATGGAAGTGAGGGAACGCATCCACCGCTCCATCAACGACAACACCAACTCACGCGTGGTGATGTGGTCGGTGTTTGAAGCCTTAGTGCTGGTGGCCATGACGATCGGACAAGTGTATTATCTCAAGCAGTTCTTTGAAGTGCGAAGAGTGGTTTGA
- the LOC127004531 gene encoding proteasome subunit beta type-6-like, whose product MMAAPAVSSHSAMKASHLAALTPDWMGNEVLTGTSIMAVEFDGGVVVGADSRTSMGVYVSNRVTDKLTRVTDQIYCCRSGSAADTQAIADIVSSHMELLEVKLGEPPLVQIAANTFKEICYNYRDQLMAGIIVAGWDKTKGGQVYTIPLGGMIVRQPVAIGGSGSTYVWGHIDAAYKSNMTKEETVDFVKNTLTLALTRDGSSGGVVRVAIITKDGAERRVFLHNELPQFYQG is encoded by the exons ATGATGGCGGCCCCGGCGGTGTCCAGTCACTCTGCGATGAAGGCCTCGCACCTCGCCGCCCTCACCCCGGACTGGATGGGCAACGAGGTCCTCACGGGC ACGTCCATCATGGCGGTGGAGTTTGATGGGGGCGTGGTGGTGGGGGCTGACTCCCGCACCTCAATGGGTGTCTACGTCTCAAACCGTGTCACAGATAAGCTGACCCGTGTGACAGACCAAATCTATTGCTGCCGCTCTGGCTCAGCAGCAGACACCCAAGCCATTGCTGACATTGTGTCATCCCATATGGAGCTGCTAGA GGTTAAGCTTGGGGAGCCACCACTGGTTCAGATTGCAGCAAACACATTTAAAGAAATCTGCTATAACTACAGAGACCAGTTGATGGCAGGCATTATAGTTGCTGGCTGGGACAAGACCAAGGGGGGGCAG GTTTACACTATTCCTCTTGGAGGGATGATAGTTCGTCAACCAGTGGCCATTGGAGGATCTGGCAGCACCTACGTTTGGGGACACATTGATGCTGCCTACAAGTCCAACATGACCAAAGAGGAAACTGTGGACTTTGTTAAGAATA CATTGACCCTGGCCCTGACAAGAGACGGCAGCAGTGGTGGCGTTGTGCGAGTTGCAATCATCACCAAGGATGGAGCAGAGCGGAGAGTCTTCCTCCACAATGAACTGCCACAATTTTATCAGGGCTAA